The genome window TCCGCCTTCATCTGCAGCAGGGCGAACTCGATATCGTCCTGGATGTCGGCCTCGGAGGTCTCGGCGTCGTCGCGAACGTCATGCAGCGGCGCCGCGGCTCCCTCGGCCCGTACATCCCGCATCTTGTGCTGGACCTCTCCGATGATCTCGAGGCGTCGGGCCTCCAGAATGCACCTGAGCTCGTCGTAGCGGGCCTTGTCCATACGGTTCTTCGTCTTCGTGCTCATGATGACGGCTCCTTCCGCCACACCGAAAAGCAAACTGCGTGCCGGCATCGAACCGGCCACAATCACTTAGACGACGATGACCGCTC of Acidobacteriota bacterium contains these proteins:
- a CDS encoding TraR/DksA family transcriptional regulator, with amino-acid sequence MPARSLLFGVAEGAVIMSTKTKNRMDKARYDELRCILEARRLEIIGEVQHKMRDVRAEGAAAPLHDVRDDAETSEADIQDDIEFALLQMKAETLNKMTEALSRLDEGTFGYCYECGKEISSGRLRALPFAVRCTDCEAIREVELEREVHVARRGAVSLFADVVG